The DNA window ctcccctcccctcccctcactttacctcgaaccaaacacaccctagcAATGAAATCAAATGGTCACTCTTTTGTGTAAATGTTTGAACGAGAAaggctagcaacactctcttttgaacactcttTCAAATACTTTctctcttattggttgaaacatgtgtgggtcctactaCTTTATGTGGGACATTTTTAAAATGAGGGGCCCACACATAtatcaaccaataaaaaagtgagtgcttgagagagtgttcaaaagagagtgttgctagcactcctcatGTTTGAATAAGCATTTATCTTTTTTTCAATTAAGTCATACCATTTTTTTCTAATGGTGTGTTACGTTTGAAGCCCTCCCACCGTGgtttttaataaatttcaaacaTAGTCTAAGTAGAGTAGACTAATGACTTATGGCATTTTTGGTTTGGATTTTGAGAGAGTTTCAGGGAAGTAGAAATGATTTTTGTAGAAATGATTTTTGAGTAATTTTAAGGTGTTTAGTGCTTTGTATGATTGATTATGTCTCTAGAATCGATTATGGGAAACTCATTTCTATTAAAATCTATCAAACtcagggtgtgtttggattggcggtggacaTAATTGATTCTGGAAAAATTGAGTTTACTAGAATTGATTTCGATAGAATTGAGTTTagaataattgatttatgtttggatacaatgatatagaagtgattgtcatcaattaatgttgtttggatagttttaacaaaaGTGATTTTGAATTGGACAATTACCAAAATGGTAATAAAttctaatacaaataaaaaagaaaagaagtaattgataaaaattaaagAGGGCAAAGAAGGAAAATTTAAAATagttgtaataaataatatataatatatgtagaattgattctactaaactcaaaaCCTAGGAATTGTAGCTTCTACTATAATTGCTTTTGGAGtaggagaattgattttgaaaaattatccaaacaagaaaaaaaaaacaattttcaagTTGAAGTGCACTAGAAGTGCTTTTGGGGCTTGTAGAAGCCAATCCAAACATGCACTCAATTTTGTAAAAATCAATTCTGTCCGCCGCCAATCAAAACAGACATTTagattttattctttttaaagaTGAATAAGTGAAATGTCGAAGATTCATTTCTATTAAaatctaccaaactcaattttgTCAAAATCAATTCTGTCCGCCGTCAATCAAAACACACATTTagattttattctttttaaagaTGAACAAGTGAAACGTCGAAGATACAAATTAATGCTCATGCATCTAAATAAATGAAATCCTCCTGAATCTGATATCTctgcaataaataaaatatcacatATTCTAACCAGACTAAGTCATAACATTTTAAGGTCTAATGAACTTGCCTTTTGGATTTGCCTGCCTTTGTTATCTTAACTCATGACAAAAATATAGAAAAACACATTTGCCTACTACTAGCCTTAATGCAGACTGACAGTCTTTGCTTTAACAACTTTCATATAGTTATTGTTATCTTTTGTAAGGTGCTAATCTCttgtttaatttttgtaaaatGGCATGAAGGCACGTGTATCATCTGTGGCATAAAGACAATGTATATATTGgtcaaataccatcaattttggGAGATTTTGTGCAAACTATACAAATTTAGTTCTGCAGCAAGCAAAGTTTAACATTTCACCATACATCTAAAACTCTAAACAACTACTTCAAACTGTGCGTTGGATATAATCTCTTTGCGTGTAAAATCTGTCTTGTAATCTTTTTCCTAATTATTTATGTGTCGGTCCTTTCACTGACATTGACAAAAGGCAGGTGAATTGGCATTTTTTTCTTGTGGTGTTAGTCACACCTTGTGGCTTCAACAGTTTGTACCAATCAATGCGCTCGTCGCAGATGTCTAGGACCTATACATTTTGTCTACAACTTGATTCCCCGTGAAAGCAACGCGACAAGTGGTCAGGTACGAAAAACCACAAGCCATTCCCCATATCAGTAACTCACTCCGTGTTGCCCGGTCGAATTCTATTAGGCATAGGTCTTGCAATAAGCCCGTCTGTGATCCAACCAACTGACTCTCCATCATTTCTAACATGATTGAATTCCCTTTCTGCATATTCTAGAGATATCTGCAGCCTCCCGCCAGGTTTGCAGTCATGAAGGGATCCTCTTCCTTCAATTCCTGCATTCTTCTCTAACCAATAAAGATAGTTAACCTGAAACAATGCCTTCAGCATATCCTGCTGTGAACAATTTTCTTTAAGCACCACCTGAATCAGGAGCATGTGTTAGTTATGACCCATGAAACACAAGAAAATGTTTGTCGCTAAAGTTGCCTTTCATGTTGAAAATGAATATGGTTGTCAACTTACACAGAACTTTCCCCCATGCTCAGACAAAAGGTAGCCTTCATTTTTATATAGTGAAAACAGAGCAAGCACTTCCTCCTTATTATTGATAATTTCACTGAGTTTTGATCCAAGCTGCAGACGGTTTTCAATTTCTACAGCTGCATCCTTTGCTTCAGATGATAAGACAGTTGATGGTGCCTATTATGAAAATGAAGTCAGAAGTAACACATAGTACAAAACAAATTAGTAATCATTTTTAATACTTTCCCACATGTTTCATGTCCAATACTTCCAAAATTAGATCCTCTTGTTACAATAATGTTGAATAATGAAGatgtaaatttatattaactagaACAGAAGAAATATTAACTCACTTTGGTTGCAAAATATGCATTTAACACGGGTACAGCTGGAAATAATGGTTCCTCAGCATTGACCTCTTTAACAGGAGGAGCCTGACCACTCATTAGATATTCACTGAAAACCAAACCtggtaaaataatcaataaacAAGGTATATAAAGTTTGACcttttaacaaacaaatcaaacCCGAGTAGCATTTCTAGATTCCAACTCCTCcaacaattgattaaaaaaaagttttctaAGACTGTTGCCCAATTGCAACCTAAAAGAACTTCAACATTCTATAAGGGCAGTCTGGTATGTGTTATCAGTCTCCTTTCACGGAGGTCCATGGAAGGATGAACCCATTTTAGGTCTATCATAGACAGCATTAACTTGTATTTAACACATAATTCTTTTTAAGAGTAACAAAACATAGCTTCTACGAAATTGGTTGCGAGAGATTTAAGAGAGATTGGAAATTACTTGCACGATAAGGATTTAAAGTCCGTATCTGAATGGACTGGTAAGACTTTAGATTGGAGTACATGTGGATCCAAGTCACGACGCAAAAAGAAGCAAGAATAAGTGGTGTAGAAGAGCCTATGCAGTTACCCAGACCTATTCCAAGCCCGATGCCAATAAATCTGCTTGCCATTCCTTGAACTTCACCTTTAGCAATTACCTATAATTTATAGTTATTTTCAGAAAGAAAATAATACATATAAGTAAAAGAAACACATAATACGTTATTCATGCCACAAGTAGTAGTAGATGGTGATCTTTCAAACAACAAATTGAAGTTATTATTGAGCTACTGCGGTttcattaaattaaaaatctaacTAAGTCAAAGTGCAAAAGCTCACCTCAGCAAAATTCCTTTGAGCTGCAAAACCAGCAAAGAAACAGCTCCTGGTAGAAGCCTATGAAGAGAAAATTAACTTCAGTTTAATATCAATGTTAAAAATGCCCAAGTTTTTCAATATTCATATTGAATTTGCAAATAAACTAGGCAAAAGAACAGAAGTTACCTATTGGTGCCAATTGCCAAATAGacaaaaagatatatttttaCTCACATTCTCACCCACCCCGATCATAAGGTAGAGTGTTTGGTGTTAGCTTTCATTAAATCATTCTAGTAACACTATGGTTAAGTTTGATAGACATGTTAAAACAGAATGGAACTTAACATAAATGTCCTATTATGAACGGTGTGAAATTCAAAGGACCGAAACacctcaactcattggttgattaACAAACATTTTTTACATATTATCATACTGACACTTAATTGCAATGTCTTACGTATTTACTAAGCTTCTGTTTCTTCCTAGTTTGTACCTCTCAGAATCACTTTTGGGTTAGTCAAATGTGATTTCATCATAGATTATTAGGTTTGGCGGGAGCTGGACTTAGAATTAATTTCAGTCCCAAAATCAATTCGACAGAGCAAATATTTCTAGCTTTGGTGACATAGAATTCATTATCAAATTTATTGACATATACACACAGGCAATTCTGATCCAAACTATCCAAATATAAATCCATTTACGTTCAACTCACTCTCAACCAAAATCAAATTCACATAATCAATTCAGTCAAACCAATTTCTGTCCCCGCTGAATCAAATGCACAAACCTACCTTAAACAGGCTTAATTGACTATCCAAACAAACACATGGCAAAATCAGTTGATAGATAAGTGTCTAGAGGTTCATATACAATAAGAACTGTCTTCATCACCTGAATCAAAGAAGCAGCGGAGCGAGAAGCACCAGCAAAAGCACCAATAGGCACAAACAAATGAGGAAAAGCCGGAGTACACATCTCCAAACCGAAAGCAGCATTTTCAAGAAGATCAGCAAACAATCTCCACCCTTTAGGATTAACATCAAAATGCCTCCCAAAATCCGACAACAAAATCTTACTAAGATACCCAATTCCATCCTTAAGCACCCAATTAATAGCAGCAGCAGTTGGAATAGCCCCTTTCCCCAACCCAACAGCATAAAGCAAAGCTTGAGTCGCCAACACTCCACTAACCTGACAAGCAACACCTTGAACTCCTCTCCACAATGAATACTCCAAATAATCGCTTGTCACACTGTTAGGAAAACCCTCAGGAAGCATCAACCTCACCAAAAACTCCCTGCATTTGTTGAACAGAAAGGTTGGAACTTGGGGAGGTGTTAGGGATGATAATTCGGAAAACAAGCCGGGGTTTGAAGCAATGAAAGTGTCTTTTAAATGATCGGGGAAAAGCTTGATCAAGTTTCCACCTTTCACTTCCCAAATGGGTTGGGTCAAGATTTCATTCTCAATGGAAGATGATGTAGAAGAATTACGGTTATTTGCCATTGCGAATTTAGCGAGAAGGAGTTGGCAGAAACAAAAAGTAACGGAAGAGAATAGCAAGGCGAGGAAAAGAGTGTGACGGGAACCTGAAGAGGAAGAATCGTCGGAGTCAAAAGGGTGACCCCAGGATCCACTGCCGCCACCACCACCGCCACCACCATTGTTGTTgttactgttgttgttgttgccggTGGGTTGTGAGAAGAGGGGTAGGGCTGAAAGACGGAAGGGGTGGGAAGGGTTTAGTTTAATGGACGGGAAAGGGTGAAAAGTTGCGGCGGGGAAATGTGGGAGTGACGATGGACGGTGGCGGAGTTGAAGAGGAGTGAAGAGGGAAGAGGAGATGCAAGTGCAGGCCATGTTGCGGAGTATACGAATGAAGTTTCAATTTCTCTTTGGAATTGGACTGAGGAAAGAAGAGAGAAGAAAGGTTAAGAAATGGAAATCAAATGAACGTGACGTGAAAAGCGAATGTGGAAATCTCAGGACCTGGACTGCACTTTCGTTAACTGAATTGGTCACGCTTTCACTCATACTGCTCAGTTGCTCTGCTTATTTTTAATTAGTGAGAAGaaattgtattttcttttcttgaagAAATTGTATTATTAATTGGGGGTGGCAAAACGAGTCAAACCCGTCTGACCGACTCTGTGGTTTAAGTTGGTACGTTCCACCTAATTACATAACTCGCTTAGAAAACTGAGCGGTGCAGGGCAAGTTTTGCCCCCATGTTTTTCTTGCTAAAACTTTTGACTTAAGTGCAGTTTTAGTCTCTTTattataattttctttaatttttttagtatttcttaaaaaaaaaaaaacagctattTGATTCATCGTTGTCATATTATGTATTAttttgccatgtcattaaatttatattattaaaagttttttttgtcATTAATCTAATTTTAAAtagaaattataaattatattagtattattaattattaatattatatgaaGTTAAAAGTGGCTTTAAAAGCACATGCATATGTTAAAGATGGGGAACACTTGAAATAATCACTCGAAAAAAACCTCAGTTCCATCTTGAGAAAGAGGCGCCCTTGCTCAAGAATGAAGTGATGGTTGTTTTATGATCAGTACTTTGAAAGGGAGAAGGAACAAACAACCTTCTTATATCTGTTCCTGAACCTAAGTTAGATGGACCTGTTAAACGTGATTTGAGATGGGCAATTAGTGGATGATGAATAGGTTCATCTATGCACCTCGGTGCCCTTTTTGTAATAAGCCTTTTTTTCTCAAGGATTTAGTAATCATTTAATTTTTCCATAGTTTTTGGATATTATCTCATATGTGTACAGTCTTTTCTTGCTTATAATTTGTTCTCAGTTTCCTCAAAGGCGATAATGATCCTTATGCGCAATTTCGTGTATTTGATAGCCTCAGACGGGGCGAAAAGGACTCCTCATAAGAATCCAACATGTTTGGTAGCCTCCAAGGATTCTTTAAAAGAATCTAGCATGTTCCATTGCCTCAATAGGCGACAAGGAATCTTCCCCACCATGCTCGATTCCTCAAAGGGTGACATTCCTCGTAGGGATCCCATGTTTCTTATCGCCTCAGAGGGCAGAAAGGATTCCTTTATAAGGATCTAACATGTTAGATCGCCTCAAAGGGAGAAAAAGATCCCTCTTAGGAATCCAACATTTCTTACCGCTAGGGGTATTCACGGGCCAGTTTAGTTCGGTTTTGAGATAATCCAATACCCAaaccaattaaaattaaatggactGGTTTGGTTTGAATTTGCAAATTTTTGCAATAAAGCCCAATCTGAATCGAACCGAGAAATAACGAATTGGTTTGGGATGGATTGATCGAGTagataaaaaatgcaaaaatatttgaaaaaaataacttatttacggaaatttatttttcataataaggtaaaaaattatagtattaatagtgttcaattgtaaatattaaactagcatttttttcttaataaatccAAAAATACACCATCCGGTCACAtttataaacaacaaaaattgttttagggatgtcaatggggcggggcggggacgggggatacattctcatcacaatccccgccattgaatctattccccatccccaCTTCGGATCCCCGCTTCGGGGGGATTTTGTctcccatccccgtccccgcggatccccgcgggtccccacggatccccacggttcatgcggagatctataaacatgatttttttttatatatataattttaaaccaaattaatagtaaaagcttcaaaaactaaccaataaatatattgtttttacaatatttaatctataatatcgaacaaaattttcaaactaaaaaaaataaaaaatcatttatatcactcttttactaacaatacatatatattttaaatttgtgtataagattaattatataaaatgtcaaataaacttacataataatttaaaattatatataaattaaggacattatgctattttattcagggcggggactccacggggcgggggatatttacgccacccccgtccccgaagtgccttcggggagactttgatccccatccccatccccgcgGGGTAAAATTCCCCatctttggggccccaaacggAGAATCCCCACGGAGATCCCcgctaacggaggcaagttgacatccctaaatTGTTTTCACAATTATTAAGAAATTCAATCAAGTGTAGTTAACTTTTTAGACTTTCTAcaaaaatattgattaaatttaCTATAATGTCCTCTTTATTAAATGTAATGAAATGTTGTAAATGAAATAGAAGGGTATATTAGAAATTACaccattaaataattttttaataattgattttttcttATAATAGTTACTAACAATTAAAGCATTTTTGTTGCTTATAAATGTGACCGGAGAATGTATTTAACAAGAAAAGTATCTAACATAAAGGCTTTTGAATCTATAACTTGTCACTTGAGTTAGTATGATAATGAATGAGTTTCATAGCTCTATGCTCAGTTATCACATTACAATAACAATTTTCCAATAACAAATTAATATAGCATAACTTGTCtacataacaaattaaaatagcataacttATAAAATGAAATAGAAGGGTATATTAGAAATTAAaccattaaataattttttaataattgacttttgCTTATAGTAGTTACTAAGAATTAAAGCATTTTTTATTGCTTATAAATGTGACCAGAGAATGtatttaacaagaaaaatatctaaCATAAACGCTTTTGAATCAAGTTTCCACCTTTCACTTCCCAAATGGGTTGGGTCAAGATTTCATTCTCAA is part of the Vicia villosa cultivar HV-30 ecotype Madison, WI linkage group LG2, Vvil1.0, whole genome shotgun sequence genome and encodes:
- the LOC131651925 gene encoding protein root UVB sensitive 1, chloroplastic-like: MACTCISSSLFTPLQLRHRPSSLPHFPAATFHPFPSIKLNPSHPFRLSALPLFSQPTGNNNNSNNNNGGGGGGGGSGSWGHPFDSDDSSSSGSRHTLFLALLFSSVTFCFCQLLLAKFAMANNRNSSTSSSIENEILTQPIWEVKGGNLIKLFPDHLKDTFIASNPGLFSELSSLTPPQVPTFLFNKCREFLVRLMLPEGFPNSVTSDYLEYSLWRGVQGVACQVSGVLATQALLYAVGLGKGAIPTAAAINWVLKDGIGYLSKILLSDFGRHFDVNPKGWRLFADLLENAAFGLEMCTPAFPHLFVPIGAFAGASRSAASLIQASTRSCFFAGFAAQRNFAEVIAKGEVQGMASRFIGIGLGIGLGNCIGSSTPLILASFCVVTWIHMYSNLKSYQSIQIRTLNPYRASLVFSEYLMSGQAPPVKEVNAEEPLFPAVPVLNAYFATKAPSTVLSSEAKDAAVEIENRLQLGSKLSEIINNKEEVLALFSLYKNEGYLLSEHGGKFCVVLKENCSQQDMLKALFQVNYLYWLEKNAGIEGRGSLHDCKPGGRLQISLEYAEREFNHVRNDGESVGWITDGLIARPMPNRIRPGNTE